The following coding sequences are from one Pararge aegeria chromosome 13, ilParAegt1.1, whole genome shotgun sequence window:
- the LOC120628529 gene encoding G-protein coupled receptor Mth2-like → MCTKIFLVCSTIVLLSRTVRALSVILDPGDNQTVKCLERKCVPKCCGSDQYLSNLTFVACSDYDQVYDYYNVPVYEKFTNNPRVLHKIKETLGDIFYLVPDKLNDEIAVNLTFGENFPFIAETYKLKSFLTETGELYMDFPNAYLRWRPVEHFCFDYVLDDETGEVKPSYVLVFLEPGTEVGVQSYYYYYLIISCVFLALVLVVYIILPELRNLGGMILMAYTSSLMMGFVLLAVMQSNNITKCVELTGSIYFFLLATFCWMNVMTVDIWWTFRGYAKARPIHRRGERFKFCMYCLYAWGLPGVMTIGLIEVDRADLSETPWIIKPLINRAGCFLQEGQKMLYLYMPILILILCNWLFFLMTAYNIRRLMRGTAVLNSAAAGNAAAHQQQRNRLMVYLKLSVIMGINWLLEVVSYFTPKLRAWEISDTYNLLIGFAIFLIFVCKKKIYKKLVARFYELHSTYFGGKRPTRTLTKSSTSSSTLDSNISQEIPMQVSSNPMPEEKRDRKNDFNRTNYKINNDDLK, encoded by the exons ATGTGCACAAAAATTTTTCTTGTGTGTTCTACAATAGTTTTATTATCAAGAACTGTTCGTGCGTTATCTGTTATCCTCGATCCAGGAGACAATCAGACAGTAAAGTGTTTAGAAAGAAAGTGCGTCCCAAAATGTTGTGGAAGTGACCAATATTTGAGCAATTTAACCTTCGTCGCGTGCTCCGACTACGATCAAGTATATGACTATTACAATGTACCAGTTTACGAGAAATTTACGAATAATCCACGTGTacttcataaaataaaagaaacgttGGGTGATATATTTTATCTGGTGCCTGATAAATTGAATGATGAAATAGCAGTAAACTTGACTTTTGGCGAAAATTTTCCTTTCATTGCCGAGACGTATAAATTGAAATCATTTCTGACCGAG acTGGTGAATTGTACATGGACTTTCCGAACGCCTACTTGCGATGGCGTCCGGTAGAACACTTTTGTTTCGACTACGTGCTAGACGATGAAACGGGGGAGGTGAAGCCCTCATATGTATTGGTATTTCTTGAACCCGGTACCGAAGTGGGCGTTCAAAGTTACTATTACTATT ACTTGATAATATCATGCGTGTTTCTCGCGCTGGTACTCGTGGTCTATATCATACTGCCCGAGCTACGGAACCTGGGCGGAATGATACTGATGGCGTACACCTCCAGTTTGATGATGGGCTTCGTCCTACTGGCAGTGATGCAAAGCAACAACATAACAAAATGTGTTGAGTTAA CTGGCtcgatatattttttcttgttgGCAACTTTCTGCTGGATGAACGTTATGACGGTGGACATATGGTGGACTTTCCG tgGTTACGCGAAAGCGAGGCCTATTCATCGAAGAGGAGAACGCTTTAAGTTTTGCATGTATTGCCTCTACGCCTGGGGACTGCCTGGCGTAATGACCATCGGACTGATTGAAGTTGACAGAGCGGATTTGTCTGAAACGCCCTGGATTATCAAACCTCTGATAAACAGAGCAGGGTGCTTTCTGCAAG AGGGACAGAAAATGCTTTACTTGTATATGCCGATTTTGATACTGATTCTTTGCAATTGGCTGTTCTTCTTGATGACGGCATATAACATAAGACGGTTGATGCGCGGAACTGCTGTACTGAATTCAGCTGCCGCTGGCAACGCAGCCGCTCACCAGCAACAGAGAAACAG ACTGATGGTGTACCTGAAGCTGTCCGTAATAATGGGAATAAATTGGCTATTGGAAGTTGTCAGCTATTTCACTCCCAAACTACGAGCATGGGAGATCTCTGACACATACAATTTGCTCATAGGATTCGCGATATTCCTCATATTCGTctgcaaaaagaaaatatacaaaaaattagtAGCAAG GTTTTATGAGTTACACAGTACATACTTCGGTGGAAAACGTCCAACGCGGACCTTGACCAAAAGCAGTACGAGCAGTAGCACCCTGGACTCGAATATTAGTCAAGAAATACCAATGCAAGTATCCAGCAATCCGATGCCGGAGGAGAAACGGGACAGGAAGAACGATTTCAATAgaacaaattacaaaattaacaatGACGACttgaagtga